In Bacillus weihaiensis, the genomic stretch TCTAGAAGTTTATGCAACAACTTTCACAATCGAAAACTTAGGTTCTGATGAAGATACATTAACAAATATGTATGACTTCACAATTGAGCAAAATGGTACGTCCATTACTACTTTTGAAGAAGCTGTTACACTAAGCTTCACTGTTGATCCGACAAATACAGTCGATCCTGCGGTTTATTATTTAAATGAAGAGACAAACGAGTGGGAGCTACAAGAAAGCTCGTATAACTCAGAGGCAGGTAAAGTAAACGGATATGTTAATCATTTCAGCGTATTTACAGTGATGGAAATGACAAGCACACCAGATCCTACAAATCCTGATGACGATGACAAAGAAACAGGTAACGATGATTCAGGTACTGGGTCTGACACTGATTCTGGGTCTGACGAAGGTACTGGTTCAGATTCTGATAACACAGAATCCGGAACTGATACAACTGAAAAAGGAAATATTGACTACGAACAAGTGTCATCTGATGATTCATCTAAAGACCAGTCATCAACTAATGGTAAATCATTACCAAACACAGCAACAAACAGCTTTAACTTCTTATTACTTGGACTAATTGCTCTTGCAGCTGGAGGAATCTTTTTCTTCATTCAACGTAAAAGAAAGCTTCAGTAAAAGACTCTTTTAAAAATAGCCAAGTATAAAAAAGAGGCTGAGACAGAAGTGCCTGGCACCTTATGTTAACACCTATATGTACACTGATTTGTCTGGTGTACACAATAGATGCTATCGGAGGGTGCCTGGCTCTTTGTTTTGTCTCAGCCTTTTTCTTTGTTTCTCATCCTATTCTTCCGTATTCCCTTGAACTGGAATTGGATGCTTTGTTAACAATCGACTAAAATGAACCACATTGTAGGACATTGTTTTTGTATTTTTCTTCGTAAATTCATTATCTTTACCCGCTTCAATATAAGATGGTCCAGGACCTGCTTCTCCTACCCAATATGCATCAACATTCGGTGGAATCGTAAAGCCAATATGCTGTAAACCATATAAGATCGATTTAGCTGCATCCTTCGCACCGTCTTCATTTCCTGTCACGATTGCTCCCCCTACTTTATTATAAAAAATAGGTTGTCCTTTTTCATTCGTTTCACTACTAGATGCATATAATCGTTCCATCACTAACGTAGCAACACTACTTTTTTCTCCGATCCAAAGTGGTGTACCAATCACAATAATATCTGCTTCCTTCACCTTTTCTAACAGCTTCGGCCATTCATCTCCATCACCCATATCAGTATCCATCCCAAAGGCAATCTTGTAGTCAGCCACACGAAGCTCCTCCGACTGAACACCTTCCATTTTAAGCCACTCTCTTGATTCTTTTATTAAAGCACTCGTATTAGATTCTTCCGTACTGCTTTTTAACGACGTATTTAAATAAATTGCTTTCATGATTGTTCTCCTCTCTATTTTAAAAACAAGTTGATCGTTGTCCTAAATTAGGAATGATGGGTATAGACGTTGTATTCCTCAAAAAACGACAATTAAAACGTGTTTTTTTGCAAGATAGGCATCAATTCCTGAGTTCCCCTGTCTTGTCAAAGTAATAAGGCACTTTCAGATGAAAGTGCCTCTCTCGTTAGTTCACAATTAACGCGGGAGCAAATTCAGCATGCTCTCCTCCGTAGAATTCAATCGTATTAGCTGTGAAGCCCGCTGTAGTCAAGGCTTTTAAGCGAAACTGGGTTTTGCCACTTTTATTAATCGCACTAGTTGGAAGTGGGATTTCAATTAACTCTCCTTGTGGTATAGTGAATTGTCCGATGTTGGTTTGAGTTGATAAGCTAGAGTAATCTGTTTGCTCGATTGAAGAGTTGGTTCCGTAGAAG encodes the following:
- a CDS encoding flavodoxin family protein — protein: MKAIYLNTSLKSSTEESNTSALIKESREWLKMEGVQSEELRVADYKIAFGMDTDMGDGDEWPKLLEKVKEADIIVIGTPLWIGEKSSVATLVMERLYASSSETNEKGQPIFYNKVGGAIVTGNEDGAKDAAKSILYGLQHIGFTIPPNVDAYWVGEAGPGPSYIEAGKDNEFTKKNTKTMSYNVVHFSRLLTKHPIPVQGNTEE